From the Neobacillus sp. PS3-34 genome, the window AGAAGAAAGCAGCACGCAGGAACTTTATCGGGAGGCGAGCAGCAAATGCTCGCAATGGGAAGAGCGCTAATGGCCCGTCCGCGGCTCCTGCTCTTAGACGAGCCATCCATGGGTCTCGCCCCTCTTTTGGTAAAAACAATCTTCCGAATTATTGAGGAGATTAATAAAAGCGGAACCACCATTTTACTGGTCGAACAAAATGCGAATATGGCACTTTCCATCGCTGACCGGCCTATGTTATTGAAACAGGGAAAATCGTCCTTACTGGAACACCTGATGAACTAAATCAGAGTGATCAGATCAAAATGGCCTATTTGGGCGGACATTAAACAAAAAAAGGTAGCGGAATAATAAAATATTCCGTTACCTTTTTTTATTTTAACATGGTCGTTTTCAAGAATTCCTGTGTCCGTTCTTCCTTTGGATTATCAAAGAACTCTACAGGATTTCCTCGCTCCACAATATTTCCTTCGTTCATATATACAATCCAGTCGGCTACTTCACGGGCAAAGCCCATTTCATGGGTGACAACAACCATGGTCATACCTTCTTCTGCAAGTTCCTTCATTGTCGCAAGCACTTCGCCGACAAGCTCGGGGTCAAGGGCAGAAGTGGGTTCGTCAAACAACATAATATCAGGCTTCATGGCAAGAGCCCTTGCAATCGCAACACGCTGTTTTTGTCCGCCTGACAGCTTATTAGGGTAAACATCTGCTTTATCCTCTAAACCAACCTTGGTTAAAAGAGCCATAGCTTCATTAGCGGCCTGTTTTTCGGCACTTTTTTCACATGGATAGGTGCTTCAATAATATTTTCAAGAACCGTTTTATGTGGAAAAAGATTGAAGTGCTGGAACACCATCCCGACTGTCTGGCGAACATCATTAATATCGTGTGTCTTCGGAGAGACTTCCTTTCCATTAATGATGATTCTTCCATTATCCTTTTTCTCAAGGAAATTCAGGCAGCGCAGAAGGGTACTTTTGCCTGAGCCACTCGCGCCAACTAGACAAACGACGTCACTTTCATAAACGGTCATATTGATATTCTTTAAGACGTGTAAATCGCCAAACGATTTATTTAAGTTTTCTATTTTAATCATTTCTTTTCCGTTCACAATTAAATCCTCCTATCGGTCACTGACTGCCAGTCTCTTTTCAATTATGCTGACAACAATCGTCAGCACTGCCACAAGCACAAGATAATAAACGGCAACGATGAGTAAATACGTCATTTCATCGAAATTGTTTGATCCTAGTGTCGTTGCCACGTTGAACAGCTCGTTCATTGAAATAAAAGCGGCGAGTGACGAATCCTTTAAGCCGATAATAAACTGGTTTCCTAGCGGCGGCAGTGCGCGGCGGAAAGCCTGTGGAAGTATGATGCGGCGCATTGCCAGCCCCTTGGACATCCCAAGCGAACGGCCGGCTTCCATCTGCCCCTTGTCGATTGACTGAATCGTTCCCCGGAAAATCTCGGCTATATATGCGCCGTTATGGAATGCAAGCGCCAGTGCAGCCGCCCAAAAGTCCGGAAGAAGGAAAATCCCGCTGATTCCGAAATAAAGAATGAAAATCTGGACAATCAAAGGCGTCCCCCGGACTAAATAAACATAAGCATCAGAGATGTAACCAAGAATTTTAATATTAGATATTTTTAAAAGTGCAAAAAAGAGTCCGATGACAATTCCGACGAGAATCGATACAGCCGTCAATTTCAAAGTCAGCAGCATCGCATCGACAAATAAGCCTTTATTGCTTAACAATGTATGAAGAAAATGAGAAAAACTAGGCAAAATAACAACTTCCTTTCCAAGTAATCTGCTAAACCATTACTCTGGTTTTTTTGTAATGTCTTCACCAAAATATTTTTTACTGATTCTGCTTAACGTTCCATCTTTGCGGAGGTGCTCCAGCGCCTCATTGACGCGCTTAAGAAGGATCGGATTATCCTGTGGGATAACAATGGCCTGCTCGCTACGTTCTATCAGCTGCTGCCCTTTAATCTTGAAGCCTTCCTTTGCAGCACTTTTACCGGTTACAAAGTCTGTAATAACAGCGTCATGCCTTCCCATACTTAATGCTTTTAGAGCGGTTATATCGCTGTCATACATTTTGATATTGCTTGTATATTTCTTGGCGGTGTCAGCGTAGGTTGAGCCTTTTGCGACAGCCACTTCTTTTCCCTTTAAATCATCAACAGTTTTAATTTTGCTGTCAGGACGTGTGAAAATTTGCGGTCCCGAGTAATAGTAAGGAGTAGAAAAAGCAACATGCTTGCTTCGTGCGGGATTGATGGTATGGGAGGCCACAGCAGCGTCTGCCCTGCCTGTTTTCACGCCTTCAACGATCCCTTTAAACTTCATTCTTTTTTGAACAGGCTTCAAGCCTAATTCCTTTGCTACTGCATTTCCAACCTCAATATCGAAACCTGTCATCGACAGGTCATCTGTTACATAACTGAAGGGCTTGAATTCACCCGAGGCAGCAAATACAAATGTATCCTTGTCAATCAGCTTCGTGCCATCCCTGAGCTGGTCTTTTTCAGCACACCCAGCCATGAGGATGATGGAAAGGAAGCCGGATATAAAGAGCGTCCATCTTTTTTTCATGCTGTGAAAATTCTCCTCTCTTTTTAAAGTGTTATTAGTTAGTTACCCTCTTTCTTGGCAGCTAATCGTCTAAGTCAGAAACAGTCAAAAAAAGGAACCCCCGAAGAGGTTCCGAAAGTTATATATGAAGCTTGACCTGATGCCTTTTTCCGGGGCTCAGCTGTTTTTTTAGCTTGACCTTGTAATCCTTGTAAAGAAGCTCTAGCCCAACAAAAGCCAGGGAGAACACATTGGCATAATTTTTTTGGACCTCCCATTTCAACTCGTTTTTCCCGCAGATGCTGTGCCTGTTTAATTCTTCTATTTCCTTTTTTATTTTTAAAAGTTCAATCGAATGCTCTTCCGGCGGCAGGGCAAGGAGCTGATCAATTTTTTCAATATACCTCATAGAGCGCTGAATTTTTAATTCGATATCGGAATGTGCAGCACCGTCGATTAATGAGTATTTCAATTTAAAGTCATTC encodes:
- a CDS encoding amino acid ABC transporter permease — translated: MPSFSHFLHTLLSNKGLFVDAMLLTLKLTAVSILVGIVIGLFFALLKISNIKILGYISDAYVYLVRGTPLIVQIFILYFGISGIFLLPDFWAAALALAFHNGAYIAEIFRGTIQSIDKGQMEAGRSLGMSKGLAMRRIILPQAFRRALPPLGNQFIIGLKDSSLAAFISMNELFNVATTLGSNNFDEMTYLLIVAVYYLVLVAVLTIVVSIIEKRLAVSDR
- a CDS encoding transporter substrate-binding domain-containing protein, whose translation is MKKRWTLFISGFLSIILMAGCAEKDQLRDGTKLIDKDTFVFAASGEFKPFSYVTDDLSMTGFDIEVGNAVAKELGLKPVQKRMKFKGIVEGVKTGRADAAVASHTINPARSKHVAFSTPYYYSGPQIFTRPDSKIKTVDDLKGKEVAVAKGSTYADTAKKYTSNIKMYDSDITALKALSMGRHDAVITDFVTGKSAAKEGFKIKGQQLIERSEQAIVIPQDNPILLKRVNEALEHLRKDGTLSRISKKYFGEDITKKPE